Part of the Zerene cesonia ecotype Mississippi chromosome 3, Zerene_cesonia_1.1, whole genome shotgun sequence genome is shown below.
GTATTGTTTGcccagaaataaataattacgaatAAACAAATGAGCTGTGTGACATCAATTAAACATTTCGAATGTTCGAAGTCACGTAGTCTCTGCGTTTCATTCACGGCcatagataaattttaaaaaatagatattgcgGCAAATGGGAAAATTTCGACTATACGCACTTCCcgtaaaatttattcagtTCATTTGTTTGTATCCCTAACGAAGATTGATGGATTAAAAAGACCCAATAAGGAAGAATACCAGCTGAAGCACCTTTTACTTGAGTATGAATTctttgaattgaataaataaagatatacgTCTTGCATCCACTCTACACCCTACAAAGGAATGtgaaatatcttattaaacaccataaaatataagtagctaaaaattttttgtaaaatcacataaaaaaccTAATTGCATACATACACTTTGTTTCTGATAAataattcgaaattcaaaGTCTGTACATATCCGGACCCGGACCACACTTAATGTTggacatatattatatatccaaCATTAAATGTGGTCCGGGCAATCACTTTCTGCATAATTACCAATCACTTGAACTATACGTTTCAAGAATTTTATACGCTATCATCAAAGCATCGCAGAAAATAGATTTAGTTAACTTAATGGTTTTTACAGTTGATCATGTCAACCGTTCTTTAATATCTGATCGATTAGATATATGAATtgattaagtaattaattataaatcatcaaaaaataatcatagttACAAACCGCAAAAGAAACACATTAGTTGTCTATCTTAGTTTTTTACTACGGTTTTATGTGAAGATAGCATACCAATCTTAAATGAGGAATCtacaattcataattaattagaaattcttattttaaaccCAGTATTATAGCTCCAAATaggttttagtttaaaaattttaaacagaagAGATTGAATAGCCAACTTACCGGCATATCTTCAAAAAGCCCGCGTATTCCTCCCGCGCCCGCCCTAGCGTCTCGAACAGTCAACCTGCACTGTGCCAGCTCACCACCTGGCCCCATCTGAAGCCTGATCGCGTGACCGCCGCCATCCACATCACCCTCCAAACCTTCAACTTTCCACTCATCCACAACAAAGTCCAAATTCCCTCGTTGTTTTTCGTCCATATTCAAATTTGATGTCTCCTCGGCATCCGCATTCGTTATGATAATCGCAGGTACCGCTACTCTATTTACTTCCCTATTATCATCtgtaatagaattaaaattgagTTGATCTCTTTTCCAAAATTTTTCCTTTATCGAATTAATAACTGCTTTTCTTAGTAGTTCAAGCTTCGCTTTTGATTGTCTTTCCCTCCATTTCTGAAGGACTATGTCTTTCGGATATCTTAttcttttaatacttttactgttttttaataacgatTCACTTTCtgtgtttgttttcattatgCATTTATAAGGCTTTTCTTGGTTAATTTGATTGAATTCCGATGTTTCTTTAGGTTCTTCATAGATATTCCACCACATTACTCCTGCTTCGTCTATAGGTGCTCTAGATCTTGCTTCTAACAATGGCTGAATATTATCGGTCATTTCAAAATCTATAAGTTTTCTATATCTGTATTGTAAAACATCTACAAATGGGGCCAGGAACGAGAGAAAACACTTCTACgcatataatatacctactggaaatctaatattaataaatttatgctaCATGTCTGAATTCCAAGCCTTCAGGTGTCTGAATAAACTCGAAAGATTAAAAACTGCATGTCATTCACCTTTCCACATACGTAAATTAGACATAGCAAGTTCCACCCTTTTCATTGGAAAACTATCGTTCTAATTTTAGTACAATAGCAGGTGTCCTGATTAATTGATCGCGTATCCTTTCGTGGTTGaagtaaattatgtttttccagTAAGTAGGTCAATAAAATTCGATaaaggactagctgcgccccgcggtttcacccgcgtgagtccatatcccgtaggaatatcgggataaaaagttgcctgtatgttattccggttgtccagctgcctatgtaccaaatttcattgcaatcggttcagtagtttttgcgtgaaagagcaacaaacacacatacatctttacaaactttcgcatttataatattagtaggaagaagGATTTAAGGTACAACCGAATGCGTCATGGTTTGTGTGCCTTAGagtttacaatttacatataatttttagaaaaaattaaaagaacagAATAGAATGGTGTAGATCCTTAGATGTAGATTCGTAAATTGTAGAATATATAGTCCTCACCAAACTATCTagcacataataaaaattgtggtAGCTACGCATTTGATCCAcattatacacaaataaatttggaCATTTTGTACCTACTGTTTACAATctctacaataaaatagtaatggTGCGACCATTTTTGTAGACTTCATGtagatttaaaatcaatattatagaGCATTTAAGATATACTTAGAAATGTAATGCACTACCCTCCGAAGCAAAAGCGTTGGTATATgagttatttactttattcttTCTActtagattaatttaaaatccaataaatttttaaataaaaaacgaaaagcCAATTCTACATTTTCATACTGCTTAAATTTCTGCCCCATCATAATGACCAATGACCTTTAACAGCATACTGTTAATGATATGTATATTACACAAGTGTAATCGCAAGTAAATCAACATCCAATTAATGTCACAATATTTGAGATGTCTGGGTACGATGTTCAACGAACTTATGGATGTGATGACTAGATAATGTTCAAGTTTTAATATACCTAACAACATGAATTAGTCGGgagatattttgttttgtatttgcaTGAAAATACCTTCAATAGTCAATTCAGTAGCTACGTCCGGAACAAAAtacgattattttataattttttttaatcaagtgagtaacaaaaactaaaactatttaataagtaattacttaAATGTAGATTTTCACACTCGTAGCGCGTTGCTACGACGTAGCGTAATTGTAATGAgcagtctaatatataaattgtcatGTCCTAAAATTTAGGCTAAAACTGCTAAGTTTCCtaacgaataaatattattattacaatacttGGAATTATCCAAACACGTGGTCTAAATCTGTGAAATATTTTCCACGTCATAACAGTTCTTGAATCAATATACAAAccaattgataaatatttttttccgcGTCAAATAATAAGCTAACCGTGTAAATAGGTCGTAACGTCTAGCAATGTGGACTTTGTACGTCTGTGCCGATGCACTCGCAGTTTTCAAGAAATTGACATTTAAGTACCTAGTAACCACACAATATAGTATCGAGTAATGATAGTACAAGATACAATTTATTGTCtcaaagtttatttatgtgaaatattttatagacgGCTCATTTATTTGCCTTGCACATTATGGAGATCGTCGTAAGCAAATAAGGAAAGTTAATTGATAGGCGAATATGTGCTTTGTAGTTATGATATATGGCTTAATTCGGAGTCGAATTTTCGAAATTTtcgaatattttcttatataattcacaattattgcttattgcataaaatatatgtatcaatGACACAGATTGATAAAATGATACCTACCTACTACGTAAGTAGCAGTGAATTCTTCATaacttctatttatatatagacgCTGCAAATATAGCAGCGACCTACTTACATTATAACTGTttacgtattataatttttttttttttgtatttgctgtaaagtatataattgttataatgtttacagtgataaaattaaaaggatGTCTACGCAGAGTCTGACTTATTGACGCAGCCTTGGACAATGAACccagatataaaaaatgttatcttcTAATCATGACTACTGAGTTTATTGATAGTTTAGCTTACGCCCTTTTATACTAACGCGCAATtaaatgtgtgtatatttaCCTAACCCTAGATAAAAATCACGTGAAAAAAATGGTTTGaagtatgttaaaatttacaaaacaatttttaaaattttcatatcagACACACTGTGAATAGacaaaaatgcataaataatttaaaaaggataTGAGTGAGAGATGATAATACATGTGATTTTTTAACGATTTAAATTTCCTTCCAGGCTTTTACGGCTCTCATTTTATTCGAATTTGATAATGGCTTCTCTTAAACCCTCACCCTTCACAGTTTTCTGGATGTATAATTCACTAAGATCGGGCACCGCGTGAGGAGCATGCAGCACGATGGTGACAGCTTGCGTATCATTAGACGGACCACACGATTCTCACTAACATTAAGAAAAATGAAACAGGAAAATTACTGGAACTTAATGAAGGACACAATTTACATAGTACTGTATAAGTATAGGAAAAGCCTGGAAGAAACATGATATATCCAATGAAAGTAGtactttatttgaaactagCTTTCACCCGTGAAgacaaaggaaattcccataAATGGGACTCTGGCTTTAGAGCATTATATATTCACATTTTCGCGTTTGTAATATGAAAAAGGATTGTTCAAATTTTCctcgaatatttttttatagccgctacttcatttaaaaaacagtTTCTGCGacacaaatattgtattaaagtaattaaattattacgtcATGGTACAAAGTCTTGCTGAAATGTGTTATGTCTCCAATACTGTATAGGTCATAGATTATCATAAAAACCGGACATAGGGGTTTCTAAGTATGTATGCTTTATGCGATATGCTAATTGTTATGTccttatttaagatatttatataatgattacTTAAAATGTAGTAGGCTATTTTTAGAACcaaataattagtaaaaattccctcataattttatcattgtcACGTGAAAAACGTATGACTGCACGTTTCAATATGAATGGTAATTCTtaagatgatattttttatgataaataaggGTACTTTTTGCGTCATAGGCGGCAAAACAGCTGGAGGGTCGGCCGATGCTAAGCGCTACTACCGCCAATCAACATTTGCGGAGGCGTAAAACCATTCGCGGCGGCCTTACGTCTCTGCAAATGTCTTGCCAACTTTGAAGAAGAACCGACTGAATGAAGACGACTGAATGAAGATGACTGGgatgagtaataaaaaaagacacgGGTCTTCCagattcatatatttttcatttgaaaaccTGAATATATCTGTACTAATAGTACACagataattaagtaatttgaaaatgttcaCATGAAAAAACTGAATCCAAACGGCTCTGCATTGACCCgtaggaaattattttttattattgtaataaaatcgtAACCGGAACTACTAGTAGTTCTAGAAGATTAGATAAACGTGACTGGTTATAACTGGTTAAATTATGATTGACGATTTATTTCACACTAGCTCCGCCCACGTAAgtagtcaaagaaaattcTTATGAAAATGAGGTATTACGCCGTGGTAAAAAGAAGCATATGCCATGGCATCATCGCGACGTGAACgtaagacaaacaaacaacaagcacactttcgcattataaatattagaaaggAGCTAACGAGCATTATAATCTTTATCTCGAAAACGCATGCAACTTCTTTGTAGTTAATTTATCCATAGATTTGTGGAGCACTGAAGCTCTCATTCCTACCATCTAAAAGACGTTCGATTTGACCGGCAATTAAGAAAAACACCTCACCATTCACGCGcacgtgttttttatttatctatatatttatcacacGTGCAGGGCTCGTATCTTTTGTGGCAAGTGATTATATGAACCTAATTACCGAATTTAGaagtaactttattatttgtactcTGTACCAGATAATGTGAGCTTATGCTTAGCAGTAAACATAATTGTGATAATGTTATTGAAGGAATGATAGAGCTggaaagtattttaattgcgtcattatttattattgtgtacaAAACACCATTATCGGGTCCATCGTCTATCACTCGGGAACTTGCcaaaaatttatcattgttatttttaaaacgaaattaaaattccCTCTACAAATTAACAACTTTGTTAATAAACCTAAGCTTTATAGGCTTCAGGACTGGAATAATTAATGGCCATCCAAAAAAGAAAGCAGTGTAACGccataattttatagatataaagtaACGAAAATGTACCTTGCTGTATTGAACGTTTCCATTTTTCAAGAAATTAGTTTTCTCCATTTATCTCTCTCCATAATTGTAACAGTCTACATGATACGTATTTGGTTAGCAACAACATAATCAACAGTTATAAGTTGGTAACCTAAGtaggtacttaaaataaattaagtaatccACTGATATATCGTCGTTATCAAAATGAGAATGTAGGTACCTACCACGTGACCTGCACTGGACAATTTCTTCGCTTGGCCTTGCCAATAGCTACCAAGCCTTaacataatcattttaatatgtaggtactttGCTTCGTGTATCGTGAGTTGTCTCCGTAAAGGATCATCGTAAACATTGTGCGTGTCTGTTAAATCGATACGAATTGGAAAACAGGCTAATGCATATCCTTTTAGTCATGAAATGTATGAAGCATGGATTTATAGTTTCTacttgtatttgtattatttctagAACAAAACCAGCCAGGTGTTAGAGTGACAGTTTGGAAatgattgataaaaaatatgatattagcAATGTGTTgaacaaattaacaaaaattatttagttctTACTTATTGAgtgaaaatttgaaagaatttaCCAACTCAAAGtacatatgaaattaatgcatttcattttttatcccCTATGATTACAAGCCGATTAATAGGTATTGTGTTGGTTTATTAAAGGAAGTTTCCTTAATTAGTACCTACAGATTGCAGGAACTCTGCAGttactaaaaaaaacagtccattattttaagtaagattaaaaaatgtgtcatAAAATCGTCAACCGGTGCATGTCCATAATTAATCCAGGTCATATATAACTAATCTATGTTATCTAGACTTTCAATATTATCTATCTCTTTCGTTAAAATAACAgtctatataattacattattatacttatacttaATCTCTGATAATAATACTTGAATAGAACAAATGTAGGTATACCTTTAGTCGTCATAAGATAGAACCGTGAGAACTATTGATATCAAGATTATGTTATACCGTAGCCTTaggtatacatttattaaagacaataaatacatccttagtataataatatactataagtAGCATAAGGCTTGGCCTCCTTTTAAACCTAGGTATTAATCTGGGATTCGATTCCTCGTTAGTtaactaaatacaaaatatgattaaacgaaataaaaggCTGCACTTGAAGACGCGCGATAATTTAaacgtaattatataaaaaacgttaaaatcTTCACCAAAATCAGTGGCTATGACCACTCGGGTTGCATTGTTCTTTTTTCAcaggcatattttttttagccAACGACGTATCGTTTCCTGAAAAagacattttacaatatttttacacttcATCTTAACTAGctgtatacaattatattttttccattaGCACACGAGAAAGAATCGATCTTTGTCCGGTCGTCTGACCCGGACCATGATAAACATTATGCCCGACGCTATCAACGCATATCGTGTttaccgatttaaaaatactttcacgACTTTCTATAATGACTGTGTATCCtgtatataatgaatttaaatattatattcaacttCACTTAAACAGAGCTGAAGTTTATTAACTGGTGATTAGTTATGGATTCCATGTATGatgtcataaaatatagaGCTTTTGAGCGTTTAAAAACAACCATTAATCAGCTTCAAATATACCCTGAAAACGTGACAAGTCGAAAAGATTACCttcatatattaatgtaaataactaacaaaaaaaaacttaaattgtaAAAGTACGACTTTCTTCTAGTAAGTTCTACTATgactcaattaatttaataggtTCGAGCTGTCTAAATTTGCTACAATGAAATCAAAAGTGTTCAATATTCTTGTTGTGCAATTCATAACGTCACAAACATTATGATCTCTTGACACAGTATTTTCtcactaattaatttatatgagcTATAAATCCTCCGCTGTCGTTTATCTGCGCACATCATATAGTTGAATGTAAGAAAAGTACTTTATTGTAAActgataacattttatggCAGAACAAGCGAAGAAGTAGCCGGTGGACCACCTGATGTTAATGGTCACCACATCCCATTATATCCTCATATCACTGATGGTGTTACAAATGAATCTATAGGTGAATGATAagggtaaataaaataaatagctgcacgaaataaatagctttattaTCGTAAATCACatcgttatttaaataaaggtaaCATAGTATTCGACAACATAACTATAactatcttaaaatatataaaaattgcaattataCATCATAATTGTACTCATATCTACGTAGTAGTTACAAACATCGGTCGTCTCTCGCCGCTTGACCTTATAAGTTTCGTCCGGACGAGAGGACAACAGATATAGAGAGCGTGATATCATGCAGCGGGTGCGCCAACATAAGCGTGCACTCACGCCCTCGTCAGGTACAAGAGTGTTTCATACGCCGCAAAGAGACTCACAGCGGCACGTTTGGTGGAGTCTTGCAAGGCTCTGGCGGCGGCGGCCTGCGGTCATCAGGCGAGCGCGATTGGTAATATGCACAGTAAGGTAATGGGTCCCAAAATGCAAACAGAGCTTCACGTGTATCTAAAACAGTATCCAACAGCTTTCCAACGGTTGCTGCGTGTCCACATCCTTTGGATCCCTGACATAAATAAGGCAAGGAAACTCCTACACGGGCCCCAATGGCCACTAATTTCCCTTTGCCGTTTTCAGGTTTCTCTTCACGCACTAATCTGAATGATATGTGTCCAGTCATTGGGCGAGCTGGAGTAAGACATGCGACGTACTTTTGCACCCATGCGTCTGCTTCGTCATCCTTTTGAGGTATTAATCCTTTTCTAGCAGAATCCAAGCGGCAAGTCACGTTGTTAACAGCTCGCGATTCCTTTAATGTGGTACACGTCATCAATTTCTCTCCTTTAGGTTCACGCATTATAACCCATGGTTTTTCAGCACTAACTTCGCGTGGAAATCTAAAGTGAGCTCTTTCATCAGGTAAAATAAACCTAAGACGATCTCGAGCACCCCTGGCACCTGCGCTagctataaaatgttttccttcCTTCGAAGCCCCGCTTTCATACCAAGTGCGTATATCTTCCTCACTAGCAACAACCCAAAATTGAGGAGTGGCTAAACCTGCCACTCGGCAAACGCGAATAAGCTCTAGGGGATCATCCAATGCAACAACATCGCGAGCACAAGGCACAAAACACTGACATCCTATCACTTCCAAATGTGGTTTAGCTAGTGCATCATAGTATGCAGGTGTTGTCGAGCTTACTGGTATGTAAAATACAACAGATTCCTTTTCTACGATTTCTTTTAAGGCCCGTGCGTAAGCTAAGGGATCAGCTGGATTCGGCCTAGGTacagtataaaatttatcaacagctgctgaatattttaataatgcaaaCTGACCCTCTATTTCAAAAGCGATAACTCTAGCGCCAGCAGAATGGAAGTTTCTCGCTAAATGTAAAGCTTGCACACAGCTTCCTCCACTGATTAACACTGTTCGTTGTTTCTTAGGGTTGCTTGATAAAGCGCTACCCATCATTTTCAAGACTCCAATTGGGCACTGAACACATTTCCAAAAAATGAACAGCGATGCGGCGATCCATAACGTGGGTAAAACAACCAAAATTTGTTTCCAGGCTGGATGTGCGATAATGTGAAATATCGCAAACAGCGGTCGCAAAAATTGTCGTGGTATCCATGTAATGATCTGTAGTAGACGAGGTAACGGTGCTGGTCTCTCCGGTGGAACTGCACGTTCTTCAGGGATGAGGGAGAACGTGGACGAGAAGGAACGTCGTAAGGCCGTGAAGGGAGGTTGATGCGAGCATCTCTTGACTCTTGGCGAAAAGATAAGGTCTGCGTTGGACCGCACCAGGCGGTACTCGGGCGCACAGGCCGGCATTGCGAGCGGCGAACGCGAACTGACGCGCGCGCTATCAGTCACTGCATATAAACTGTTCCGTTATCTTCATAGTACGCCTGCTGGAATCATCTTTGTACCCAGTTAACTGTTacctagttaaaaataaataaacaaaaaattccgtaatttgttaattattctaaatgtCTAATAGAAATGTGTCcatcatttttaaaaccaCAACCTCAAACgtctattcaataaaaatttaggtACTGatgatataaagataaataggCACCTACTTTCGATTACCATTAAATgtgtcataatatattatattatacacccACCACTTTTTTGTTCCATGGCTGAgagatatttgtttttctttgtcgTAAGCATTACCGTACCGATTTGGCGAAAATTAAGTATACATTTAGACTTACAAATTTTACTTTCATCGCTCAACTCTCCATCATCCCATATCTTTTTAAACACATGAACAAATTGTGATTTGATGAACTACATTAATTATCAGCTCACACACTTCATATAAGGGGCTTAGGCCATATGGTGGATACCACACTGGCCCGAATCGAAAATCGAACTTTCGAAATCGAATCGATCGAAAATTCTTCgtcatgccggttttctcatGATGTTtttacatgcgcagataaattgaaaaatcggtttatttcctgcacacttgaatggtctcgaacccccctACTTATAGATTAATTTTCAGTTACGAATGGTTATTTTAATGGAAGTCAATATTAgaacgtaaaaataattaagctaTCCAATTTAATGTCTattgaaatatgtacataGGTATCAACCTAAAAATAAGAATGTCGCGAAACTattgtataaatgtgaaataatacaaaaaatcacattcaaaatcaatatattataattgaccTAAATCGtgtgttatgaaatatttttttgaaaaacattacatattttatttacctttaacAACAACACTAAATATTTACGATTGCTGACAACTTTTATTCTCATATAATATGAACtacatatattgatatatgcaTTGTTAAATGCTTGATAAATActtctattattttacaatatatagataccacaaacattttaatgtagtATGACTAGTAATATCATTACATTTATCAACTTTGAATATGTCATAGAAAAGGGGACTACATGAGCTAAAGCatgttttatttgcttaaaataTGCATTCACTGTGGTAAAAAGACGAAATAATGCCTCAAGATATTTACTAATTAGATAGTAAGTGGAAAACATAATgcttcaaatattattcatcaCAAAGATACctttaaacatttcttaacaattaaaaatcatgCTCACAAATGGGCAATCATACtgaataattgttaaataattcttaaagcaacttaataatttaaaagatttttttagtcAATGAATGGATTTTTAATGATTGACATGTTGATTTTA
Proteins encoded:
- the LOC119838158 gene encoding uncharacterized protein LOC119838158, whose protein sequence is MPACAPEYRLVRSNADLIFSPRVKRCSHQPPFTALRRSFSSTFSLIPEERAVPPERPAPLPRLLQIITWIPRQFLRPLFAIFHIIAHPAWKQILVVLPTLWIAASLFIFWKCVQCPIGVLKMMGSALSSNPKKQRTVLISGGSCVQALHLARNFHSAGARVIAFEIEGQFALLKYSAAVDKFYTVPRPNPADPLAYARALKEIVEKESVVFYIPVSSTTPAYYDALAKPHLEVIGCQCFVPCARDVVALDDPLELIRVCRVAGLATPQFWVVASEEDIRTWYESGASKEGKHFIASAGARGARDRLRFILPDERAHFRFPREVSAEKPWVIMREPKGEKLMTCTTLKESRAVNNVTCRLDSARKGLIPQKDDEADAWVQKYVACLTPARPMTGHISFRLVREEKPENGKGKLVAIGARVGVSLPYLCQGSKGCGHAATVGKLLDTVLDTREALFAFWDPLPYCAYYQSRSPDDRRPPPPEPCKTPPNVPL